The proteins below are encoded in one region of Pristis pectinata isolate sPriPec2 chromosome 37, sPriPec2.1.pri, whole genome shotgun sequence:
- the LOC127586530 gene encoding mucin-5AC-like isoform X1, with amino-acid sequence MDPFPWTLLGYLLLSLQVTVLGVRLSGNTGVQQCERILQRELPKDIYKILKSYRLIPSIGHHPEYVEFTTTKGWTLCVNPRMAQSMKEYVDSSTRGFAKQRAMPRAPSSALPNAAPTGPVGEEGTATPSPSTTLFPGLEEQDPGIGLSTFTFLRSMVTGPPEEEGTSAIGPSAKPLPGLQEQEIGTGQPTQPSHQQSAARTHEDEGAPTSSLPITPFPGLKDQNPGIGPSTFPFPRSMLTGPPEEEGTLAIGPSAKPFPGLQEQDIGTGRPTQPSHQQAAARTHEDEGAPTSGPPTTLSPGPPEQMGEPSLQVNTQGQPVTRGDVPTGQEPTETGRARYTGAPVNHPDGSEADKGRTTARVPSPGTTRRGGGPRSGEGVLFGITPDPGSSQKRHGGAGDGGGNKSGLHVFLGILGVLTFLIILGMIAHKNCKRTRVLQAAQIRLIRYSRIIGSGDEIV; translated from the exons ATGGACCCCTTCCCCTGGACTCTGCTCGGCTACCTCCTCCTCAGCCTCCAGGTGACTG TTCTAGGTGTTCGTCTCTCAGGAAATACAGGAGTCCAGCAGTGTGAGCGGATCCTGCAACGTGAACTCCCCAAGGATATCTACAAAATTCTGAAAAGTTACAGGTTGATACCAAGCATTGGACACCATCCAGAATATGTGGA GTTCACGACCACCAAAGGGTGGACATTATGTGTGAATCCACGCATGGCGCAGTCAATGAAGGAATATGTCGATTCCAGCACCAGAG GTTTCGCGAAGCAGAGGGCGATGCCCAGAGCTCCCAGCTCAGCGCTACCCAATGCAGCACCAACTGGTCCGGTGGGAGAGGAAGGAACTGCCACCCCCAGTCCGTCCACCACACTGTTCCCCGGGTTGGAGGAACAGGACCCTGGCATTGGTCTTTCAACCTTTACTTTCCTTCGGTCAATGGTGACTGGACCTCCTGAAGAGGAAGGAACATCAGCCATTGGTCCATCTGCCAAGCCCCTCCCTGGGCTGCAAGAACAAGAAATTGGCACTGGTCAGCCAACTCAACCTTCCCACCAGCAGTCAGCGGCCAGGACCCACGAAGATGAGGGAGCACCGACCTCCAGTCTGCCCATCACACCGTTCCCTGGGCTGAAAGATCAGAACCCTGGCATTGGTCCATCAACTTTCCCTTTCCCTCGGTCAATGCTGACTGGACCTCCTGAAGAGGAGGGAACACTAGCCATTGGTCCATCTGCCAAGCCCTTCCCTGGGCTGCAAGAACAAGACATTGGCACTGGTCGGCCAACCCAACCTTCCCACCAGCAGGCAGCGGCCAGGACCCATGAAGATGAGGGAGCACCGACCTCCGGTCCACCCACCACACTGTCCCCTGGGCCGCCGGAACAAATGGGGGAGCCGTCACTCCAGGTCAACACCCAGGGCCAACCGGTGACCCGCGGAGATGTCCCAACTGGGCAAGAGCCGACAGAAACTGGCAGGGCGAGGTACACGGGTGCCCCGGTAAACCATCCGGACGGGAGCGAGGCGGATAAAGGCAGGACCACTGCACGCGTCCCCAGTCCAG GGACCACGAGGAGAGGCGGGGGTCCAAGATCAGGGGAAGGGGTCTTGTTCGGAATCACTCCCGACCCCGGATCTTCCCAGAAGCGTCACGGAGGCGCAGGAGATGGAGGTGGAAATAAGTCAGGTCTTCATGTGTTCCTGGGAATTCTAGGAGTCCTGACCTTTCTGATCATCCTCGGAATGATTGCCCACAAAAACTGCAAGCGTACAAGAGTGCTGCAAG CTGCCCAGATCAGACTGATCCGTTACTCCAGGATTATCGGCAGTGGCGATGAGATCGTTTGA
- the LOC127586530 gene encoding translation initiation factor IF-2-like isoform X2, producing MAQSMKEYVDSSTRGFAKQRAMPRAPSSALPNAAPTGPVGEEGTATPSPSTTLFPGLEEQDPGIGLSTFTFLRSMVTGPPEEEGTSAIGPSAKPLPGLQEQEIGTGQPTQPSHQQSAARTHEDEGAPTSSLPITPFPGLKDQNPGIGPSTFPFPRSMLTGPPEEEGTLAIGPSAKPFPGLQEQDIGTGRPTQPSHQQAAARTHEDEGAPTSGPPTTLSPGPPEQMGEPSLQVNTQGQPVTRGDVPTGQEPTETGRARYTGAPVNHPDGSEADKGRTTARVPSPGTTRRGGGPRSGEGVLFGITPDPGSSQKRHGGAGDGGGNKSGLHVFLGILGVLTFLIILGMIAHKNCKRTRVLQAAQIRLIRYSRIIGSGDEIV from the exons ATGGCGCAGTCAATGAAGGAATATGTCGATTCCAGCACCAGAG GTTTCGCGAAGCAGAGGGCGATGCCCAGAGCTCCCAGCTCAGCGCTACCCAATGCAGCACCAACTGGTCCGGTGGGAGAGGAAGGAACTGCCACCCCCAGTCCGTCCACCACACTGTTCCCCGGGTTGGAGGAACAGGACCCTGGCATTGGTCTTTCAACCTTTACTTTCCTTCGGTCAATGGTGACTGGACCTCCTGAAGAGGAAGGAACATCAGCCATTGGTCCATCTGCCAAGCCCCTCCCTGGGCTGCAAGAACAAGAAATTGGCACTGGTCAGCCAACTCAACCTTCCCACCAGCAGTCAGCGGCCAGGACCCACGAAGATGAGGGAGCACCGACCTCCAGTCTGCCCATCACACCGTTCCCTGGGCTGAAAGATCAGAACCCTGGCATTGGTCCATCAACTTTCCCTTTCCCTCGGTCAATGCTGACTGGACCTCCTGAAGAGGAGGGAACACTAGCCATTGGTCCATCTGCCAAGCCCTTCCCTGGGCTGCAAGAACAAGACATTGGCACTGGTCGGCCAACCCAACCTTCCCACCAGCAGGCAGCGGCCAGGACCCATGAAGATGAGGGAGCACCGACCTCCGGTCCACCCACCACACTGTCCCCTGGGCCGCCGGAACAAATGGGGGAGCCGTCACTCCAGGTCAACACCCAGGGCCAACCGGTGACCCGCGGAGATGTCCCAACTGGGCAAGAGCCGACAGAAACTGGCAGGGCGAGGTACACGGGTGCCCCGGTAAACCATCCGGACGGGAGCGAGGCGGATAAAGGCAGGACCACTGCACGCGTCCCCAGTCCAG GGACCACGAGGAGAGGCGGGGGTCCAAGATCAGGGGAAGGGGTCTTGTTCGGAATCACTCCCGACCCCGGATCTTCCCAGAAGCGTCACGGAGGCGCAGGAGATGGAGGTGGAAATAAGTCAGGTCTTCATGTGTTCCTGGGAATTCTAGGAGTCCTGACCTTTCTGATCATCCTCGGAATGATTGCCCACAAAAACTGCAAGCGTACAAGAGTGCTGCAAG CTGCCCAGATCAGACTGATCCGTTACTCCAGGATTATCGGCAGTGGCGATGAGATCGTTTGA